One Balaenoptera ricei isolate mBalRic1 chromosome 16, mBalRic1.hap2, whole genome shotgun sequence genomic window carries:
- the LOC132351010 gene encoding heterogeneous nuclear ribonucleoprotein A1-like, which yields MSKSESPKEPEQLRKLFFRGLSFETTNESLRIHFEQWGMLTDCVVMRDPNTRRSRGFAFVTYATVEEVDAAIKGRPHEVDGRVGEPKRAVSREDSQRPGAHLTVKKSFVGGIKEDSEEHHLRDYFEQYGKIEVIEITTDGGSGKKRGFAFVTFDNHESVDKIVIQKYHTVNGHNCEVRKALYQQEMASASSSQRGRSGSGNFGGGRGGGFGGNDSFGHGGNFSGRAGFGGSRGGDGYGGSEDGYNGFGNDGGYGGGGPGYSGGSRGYGSGRHYGNQGSGYGGSDSYNNGGGGGDFGGGSGSNFGGGGGYNDFGSYNNQSSNFGPMKGGNFGGRSSGPYGGGGQYFAKPRNQSGYGGSSSSRSYGSGRGFDYCQETKLSYFWVLTIIKEYAENTCWCLPATAATTVTAAATAAAAEAEEFAEALASESAQSYHPHYRDQHREH from the exons ATGTCTAAGTCAGAGTCACCCAAAGAGCCCGAACAGCTGCGGAAGCTCTTCTTCAGAGGTTTGAGTTTTGAAACAACCAATGAGAGTCTGAGGATCCATTTTGAGCAGTGGGGAATGCTCACAGATTGTGTGGTAATGAGGGATCCAAACACCAGGCGCTCCAGAGGCTTCGCGTTTGTCACATATGCCACTGTGGAGGAGGTGGATGCGGCCATAAAGGGAAGGCCACACGAGGTGGATGGAAGAGTTGGGGAACCAAAGAGGGCCGTCTCAAGAGAAGATTCTCAAAGACCTGGTGCCCACTTAACTGTGAAAAAGAGTTTTGTTGGTGGCATTAAAGAAGACAGTGAAGAACATCACCTAAGAGATTATTTTGAGCAGTATGGGAAAATTGAAGTGATTGAAATCACGACTGATGGAGGCAGTGGCAAAAAGAGAGGCTTTGCTTTCGTAACCTTTGATAACCATGAATCTGTAGACAAGATTGTCATTCAAAAATACCACACTGTGAATGGCCACAACTGTGAAGTAAGGAAAGCCCTATATCAGCAAGAGATGGCTAGTGCTTCATCCAGCCAAAGAGGTCGAAGTGGTTCTGGAAACTTTGGTGGTGGTCGTGGAGGTGGTTTTGGTGGGAATGACAGCTTTGGTCATGGAGGAAACTTCAGTGGTCGAGCTGGCTTTGGTGGCAGCCGCGGTGGTGATGGCTATGGTGGCAGTGAGGATGGCTATAATGGATTTGGTAATGATGGTGGTTATGGAGGAGGCGGCCCTGGTTACTCTGGAGGAAGCAGAGGCTATGGAAGTGGTCGACATTATGGAAACCAGGGCAGTGGCTATGGCGGGAGTGACAGCTATAACAACGGAGGAGGCGGAGGCGACTTTGGCGGTGGTAGTGGAAGCAATTTTGGAGGTGGCGGAGGCTACAATGATTTTGGCAGTTACAACAATCAATCTTCAAATTTTGGACCCATGAAAGGAGGAAACTTTGGAGGCAGAAGTTCTGGCCCCTATGGTGGTGGAGGCCAATACTTTGCCAAACCCCGAAACCAAAGTGGCTATGGTggttccagcagcagcaggagctaTGGCAGTGGCAGAGGTTTTGATTACTGCCAGGAAACAAAGCTTA GTTATTTCTGGGTTTTGACTATTATTAAAGAGTATGCTGAAAATACTTGTTGGTGTCTGCCCGCCACCGCTGCCACCACTGTCACTGCCGCTGCTACCGCTGCTGCTGCTGAGGCTGAGGAGTTTGCTGAAGCCCTGGCCTCAGAATCGGCCCAGTCTTACCACCCGCACTACAGGGACCAGCACCGGGAGCACTGA